One Mesorhizobium loti genomic window carries:
- a CDS encoding type 11 methyltransferase produces the protein MAQNIYDQPDFFAGYSQLGRSIEGLEGAAEWPALRAMLPEVGGLRIVDLGCGFGWFCRWAHEHGASHVLGLDLSENMLGRARAAGPDAGIIYERADLDQLSLPRASFDLAYSSLALHYVEDVARLFRTVHQALSPGGHFVFSMEHPIYMAPTSPSWAVDPEGRRTWPVDRYLVEGPRRTDWLAKGVVKHHRTIGTTLNALIRSGFTIGHVEEFCPTDAQITARPELAEELERPMFLLVSARR, from the coding sequence ATGGCACAGAATATCTATGACCAGCCGGATTTCTTCGCGGGCTACAGCCAGCTTGGCCGGTCGATCGAAGGCCTGGAAGGTGCCGCCGAATGGCCGGCGCTGCGGGCGATGCTGCCTGAAGTCGGCGGTTTGCGCATCGTCGACCTCGGCTGCGGCTTCGGCTGGTTCTGCCGCTGGGCGCATGAGCACGGGGCGAGCCACGTCCTTGGGCTGGACCTGTCGGAGAACATGCTGGGCCGGGCAAGGGCGGCCGGCCCGGACGCAGGCATTATCTATGAGCGAGCCGACCTTGACCAGCTCAGCCTGCCGCGAGCCAGCTTCGATCTCGCCTACAGCTCGCTTGCGCTGCACTATGTCGAGGACGTCGCGCGCCTGTTCAGGACGGTGCATCAGGCCTTGTCGCCTGGCGGGCATTTCGTCTTCTCGATGGAACATCCGATCTACATGGCCCCGACCAGCCCCAGCTGGGCGGTCGATCCTGAAGGCCGCAGGACATGGCCCGTCGACCGGTATCTGGTGGAAGGTCCGCGCAGGACCGACTGGCTGGCCAAGGGCGTGGTGAAACACCACCGCACCATCGGCACCACGCTGAACGCGCTGATCCGGTCCGGTTTCACCATCGGGCATGTCGAGGAATTCTGTCCGACGGACGCCCAGATCACGGCCAGGCCGGAACTGGCGGAAGAACTCGAGCGGCCGATGTTCCTGCTGGTCTCGGCGCGGCGATAG
- a CDS encoding AsnC family transcriptional regulator produces MLDDLDRSLLEILVRDARTSLKELAAQVGLSSPSVSERLRRLEERGVIRAFTVEIDPLALGYTLQAIVRIKPLPGKLHIVQKLIEEIAEFAECDKVTGDDCFVARLFVRSIGDLDGILDRIADKAETSTAIIKAQPIRRRPPPLGASSSS; encoded by the coding sequence ATGCTTGACGATCTCGACCGAAGTCTCCTCGAAATCCTGGTGCGGGATGCACGGACCTCGCTGAAGGAACTGGCTGCCCAGGTCGGGCTGTCGTCGCCGAGCGTTTCGGAGCGGCTGCGGCGGTTGGAGGAGCGCGGCGTCATCCGGGCGTTTACGGTCGAAATCGATCCGCTGGCGCTCGGCTATACACTGCAGGCGATCGTGCGCATCAAGCCTTTGCCGGGCAAGCTGCACATCGTCCAGAAATTGATCGAAGAGATTGCCGAGTTCGCCGAATGCGACAAGGTGACGGGTGATGATTGTTTCGTCGCGCGGTTGTTCGTGCGCTCGATCGGCGATCTCGACGGCATTCTCGACCGCATTGCCGATAAGGCCGAGACAAGCACCGCCATCATCAAGGCGCAGCCGATCCGGCGGCGGCCGCCACCGCTCGGGGCTTCATCATCGTCTTGA
- a CDS encoding Putative integral membrane protein — protein sequence MSGLLLDPWFYAAAIPAVILVGLSKGGFGGAVGFVGVPLMALTIPPVQAAAILLPILCLMDIVSVWTWWGVYDRKMLVDMMPGAVIGIGLGWLTAALVTEEAVRLIVGAVAIIFVLRWLYLQFRHGADHAAEPNRLAAAIWGTVAGFTSFVAHVGGPPFQVYALPIRLDPKVLSGTAAIFFAATNALKLIPYFALGQFDTANLTASAVLMPLAPLSTIAGAWLVRRMRPEIFYPFTYATVAVVALKLLWDGLAGLM from the coding sequence ATGTCAGGCCTGCTTCTCGATCCGTGGTTCTACGCGGCCGCCATACCGGCGGTCATTCTGGTCGGCCTGTCCAAGGGCGGGTTTGGCGGTGCCGTCGGTTTCGTCGGCGTGCCGCTGATGGCGCTGACCATACCGCCGGTGCAGGCGGCCGCCATCCTCTTACCGATCCTGTGCCTGATGGACATCGTCTCGGTGTGGACGTGGTGGGGCGTTTACGACCGCAAGATGCTGGTCGACATGATGCCGGGCGCCGTCATCGGCATCGGCCTCGGCTGGCTGACGGCCGCACTGGTCACCGAAGAGGCGGTGCGGCTGATCGTCGGCGCCGTCGCCATCATCTTCGTGTTGCGCTGGCTCTATCTGCAGTTCCGCCATGGCGCCGACCATGCCGCCGAGCCCAACCGCCTGGCCGCGGCGATCTGGGGGACGGTTGCCGGCTTCACCAGCTTCGTCGCCCATGTCGGCGGCCCGCCCTTCCAGGTCTATGCCTTGCCGATCCGGCTCGACCCCAAGGTCCTGTCGGGCACGGCCGCGATCTTCTTTGCCGCGACCAATGCGTTGAAGCTCATCCCCTATTTCGCGCTTGGCCAGTTCGACACCGCCAATCTGACGGCATCGGCCGTGCTGATGCCGCTGGCGCCGCTGTCGACCATCGCCGGCGCCTGGCTGGTGCGGCGGATGCGGCCCGAGATCTTTTATCCCTTCACCTACGCGACCGTGGCGGTCGTGGCGCTGAAGCTTTTGTGGGATGGTCTTGCCGGCCTGATGTAA